A single window of Nicotiana sylvestris chromosome 5, ASM39365v2, whole genome shotgun sequence DNA harbors:
- the LOC104234275 gene encoding putative late blight resistance protein homolog R1A-3 isoform X3, translating into MDQIEKLKLELTFLSTFLQLSCSNLDGFNAKMSLQAQRVGDLVRSVFNESGDNLLVKYDMDHVVPHVLENIKNFIGLPLHSKSSATMTEEQLVELLELLLLNLCDLPKHCAELKTKYEIIQKVCDNIRDFLGLKVNGCIEHETIEYVLPHFQLMAERVGHFCFVLLTDQLGVPQINFKLVDLLVKIIPVELEVMHICSTNLTTSKSTEVGCFSKKLLGASPYILREYLIHLQAHMVAVLTASPSARNIHVMIEFLLIILTDMPKDFIHQEKLFDLLTRVGALTREVSILVCNLEEKSRGEVNTSETNCGSLDLLESIELLKEDLKHVFLKAPEDSSQLSFPMSDGPLFMTLLLKSLNDLLNSNAYSAVLIKQEIGLLKEDLEFIRPFFTNVEQELNRDLWTRILDVAYEAEHAINSIIVRDHGLLQLIFSLPGNIEKIKLIKKEVSKKIQKNKGFIVVNSPNKLVQSGFEEETNWIIRKLTSGPATLDVISIIGMPGLGKTTLAYRVYNDKSIANHFDVRAWCTIDQEYDMNKILQKIYNQVIGSDAKFSEDFVVGDKLQRELCKRRYLIVLDDLWDIAAWDDLTRHFPEFMKGSRVILTSRMKEVALYGKRYSDPLCLRLLRQEESWELLERKVFGKESCPDELLHVGYEITKKCKGLPLVLHLIGGVIATKEKSKAFWCEVLNSLNSFLLDDFEFMKILQFSYDHLSDHLKPCLLYLASYPKDEYIEISELKDLWSAEGLLEQIEMKSVEEVVEVHLDELICSGFVIVSSERGRASSCRIHDLVHDFCLIKAREEQLFDFISSSAPSPSSSERVPRAMIIRYDRRLFHLDENFVLFNPEKKNPYVKHLLSLKVSDGKHNHLSYNCHLRHLRLLKRLELHKIRLTYSLLNEIGMLVHLRCLKIQMKAKALPPSFSNLLNLETLVVDNQGSNMVLSPSIWSLVKLQHVSMDSCSVFDLDTDESTVLEEDLKLENLRILYGLKLSSSGNREDVFKRFPNLRILTFTIEEPWPCSAEQICFPRLDILDELEEVHAYFCPCIHQCDFHFPSSLKKLVFGSFALPSNSLSRIARLPNLQNLSLEEAIIQGKEWNMEEEDAFKNLKSLTLDRVSFSEWKVNGEESFPVLEELQILDCTELMEIPDSFGDIFSLKYISLLGSGQLEVSATRIKEYVADMTGEDKLEVKCNW; encoded by the coding sequence ATGGATCAAATTGAAAAGCTGAAATTGGAGCTGACATTTTTGTCAACATTTCTTCAGCTTTCTTGTTCCAATTTGGATGGTTTCAATGCGAAAATGTCTCTCCAAGCACAACGGGTCGGTGATCTGGTTCGGTCAGTTTTCAATGAAAGTGGAGATAACTTGCTGGTTAAATATGACATGGATCATGTCGTTCCTCACGTCCtggaaaatatcaaaaattttaTCGGCTTACCACTTCATTCTAAATCAAGTGCCACCATGACTGAGGAGCAGTTGGTTGAACTTTTGGAATTGCTCCTCTTGAATCTCTGTGATCTTCCCAAGCACTGTGCGGAGTTGAAGACAAAGTACGAGATAATTCAAAAAGTGTGCGACAATATAAGAGATTTCCTTGGGTTAAAAGTAAATGGTTGCATTGAGCATGAGACAATTGAATATGTCTTACCTCATTTTCAACTTATGGCTGAGAGAGTAGGACACTTCTGTTTTGTCCTTTTGACTGATCAACTTGGTGTCCCTCAAATCAATTTCAAGCTAGTTGATCTACTTGTGAAGATTATTCCTGTTGAACTGGAAGTTATGCACATATGTTCTACAAATTTGACAACTTCAAAGTCAACGGAAGTTGGATGCTTCTCTAAGAAGCTCCTAGGAGCCTCTCCATACATTCTTAGAGAATATTTGATTCATCTACAAGCGCACATGGTGGCTGTTCTTACTGCTAGCCCTTCAGCTCGAAACATTCATGTCATGATAGAGTTCCTATTGATTATTCTCACAGATATGCCCAAGGACTTTATTCATCAAGAAAAATTGTTCGATCTCTTGACACGTGTTGGAGCACTTACCAGGGAAGTATCCATTCTTGTTTGCAACTTAGAAGAGAAATCAAGGGGTGAAGTGAATACCAGTGAAACAAACTGTGGCAGTCTAGACTTGCTGGAGAGTATTGAACTACTGAAGGAAGATCTCAAGCATGTTTTCCTGAAAGCCCCCGAAGACTCATCTCAACTAAGCTTCCCCATGAGTGACGGACCACTCTTCATGACTCTTCTACTCAAAAGCTTAAATGACTTGCTTAATTCCAATGCGTATTCAGCTGTTTTAATAAAGCAAGAAATTGGACTGCTGAAAGAAGACCTAGAATTCATAAGACCGTTCTTCACGAATGTTGAACAAGAATTGAACAGAGATCTCTGGACTCGTATTCTAGATGTGGCATATGAGGCAGAACATGCCATTAATTCAATTATTGTCAGAGATCACGGTCTCTTGCAACTTATCTTCTCACTTCCGGGTAACATAGAAAAGATCAAGCTTATCAAAAAAGAGGTATCAAAGAAGATCCAAAAGAACAAGGGTTTTATTGTCGTAAACTCTCCCAACAAGCTAGTTCAGAGTGGGTTTGAGGAGGAGACAAACTGGATAATAAGGAAGCTCACTAGTGGACCAGCAACACTAGATGTCATTTCGATCATTGGCATGCCAGGGCTTGGAAAAACTACTCTGGCTTACAGAGTATATAATGATAAGTCTATTGCTAATCATTTCGATGTTCGTGCATGGTGCACGATCGACCAAGAGTATGACATGAATAAGATTTTGCAGAAAATTTATAATCAAGTCATTGGATCAGATGCCAAATTCAGTgaggattttgttgttggtgatAAGCTCCAAAGAGAGCTATGCAAAAGGAGGTACCTAATTGTCTTGGATGACTTGTGGGATATTGCAGCATGGGATGATTTAACAAGACATTTTCCTGAATTTATGAAAGGGAGCAGAGTTATTTTAACAAGTCGAATGAAGGAAGTGGCTTTGTATGGAAAACGCTACAGTGATCCTCTTTGTCTTCGATTGCTACGTCAAGAAGAAAGCTGGGAATTATTAGAGAGAAAGGTATTCGGAAAAGAAAGTTGCCCTGATGAACTATTGCATGTTGGAtatgaaataaccaaaaaatgtAAAGGGCTTCCGTTGGTACTTCATCTGATTGGTGGAGTCATTGCAACGAAAGAAAAGAGTAAGGCTTTTTGGTGTGAAGTTCTAAACAGTTTGAATTCCTTTTTATTAGATGATTTTGAATTCATGAAgattttacaatttagttatGACCATTTATCAGATCACTTAAAGCCGTGCCTGCTTTACCTTGCAAGCTATCCAAAGGATGAATATATTGAAATATCtgaattgaaagatttatggagTGCTGAAGGACTATTGGAACAGATTGAGATGAAGAGTGTGGAAGAAGTAGTGGAGGTTCATTTGGATGAGTTAATTTGCAGTGGCTTTGTAATAGTTTCCAGTGAGAGAGGTAGGGCATCGAGTTGCCGAATTCATGATCTTGTGCATGATTTTTGTTTAATAAAAGCTAGAGAGGAACAGCTGTTTGATTTCATAAGTTCAAGTGCTCCGTCTCCTTCTTCTTCAGAACGGGTGCCACGTGCAATGATCATTCGTTATGACCGACGTCTTTTTCATTTGGATGAAAATTTTGTCCTCTTCAATCCAGAAAAGAAAAATCCTTATGTTAAACACCTCCTCTCTTTGAAGGTTTCTGATGGGAAGCACAATCATCTTTCCTACAACTGTCACCTAAGACACTTGAGACTTCTTAAAAGGTTGGAGCTGCACAAAATAAGATTGACGTATTCTTTGCTGAATGAAATAGGCATGCTTGTTCATTTAAGGTGCTTAAAGATTCAGATGAAGGCAAAAGCTCTTCCTCCGTCATTTTCAAACCTCTTGAATCTGGAAACTCTTGTGGTGGATAACCAGGGATCAAACATGGTACTATCACCTAGTATTTGGAGTCTTGTAAAGTTACAACATGTGAGCATGGATAGTTGTTCGGTCTTTGATTTGGATACTGATGAATCAACAGTGTTAGAAGAGGACTTAAAGTTAGAGAATTTGAGAATATTGTATGGTCTCAAGCTTTCCTCTTCGGGAAACAGAGAGGATGTTTTCAAAAGGTTTCCCAATCTTAGAATCCTTACATTCACCATTGAGGAACCCTGGCCTTGTTCAGCAGAGCAGATTTGTTTTCCAAGATTGGATATCCTTGATGAACTTGAAGAAGTTCACGCATATTTTTGCCCATGTATACATCAGTGTGATTTTCACTTCCCTTCGAGCTTGAAAAAACTTGTATTTGGGAGCTTTGCTCTGCCATCCAATTCACTGTCAAGAATTGCGAGACTGCCCAACCTTCAAAACCTGAGTCTAGAAGAAGCAATCATCCAGGGGAAAGAATGGAACATGGAAGAAGAAGACGCCTTCAAGAATCTCAAATCGCTGACATTGGATAGGGTGTCTTTTTCTGAATGGAAGGTTAATGGAGAGGAATCCTTTCCCGTGCTTGAGGAATTACAAATACTAGACTGTACTGAGCTTATGGAGATCCCGGACAGTTTTGGCGATAttttttcattaaagtatatctCACTGTTGGGCAGCGGTCAACTTGAAGTTTCAGCCACAAGGATTAAGGAATATGTTGCAGATATGACGGGAGAAGACAAGCTTGAGGTAAAGTGCAACTGGTGA
- the LOC104234275 gene encoding putative late blight resistance protein homolog R1A-3 isoform X1 translates to MERGKQNEGETKKGEANNSSVSSYVLRKDIFNLLDFIERLKNGRDQIVLDMDQIEKLKLELTFLSTFLQLSCSNLDGFNAKMSLQAQRVGDLVRSVFNESGDNLLVKYDMDHVVPHVLENIKNFIGLPLHSKSSATMTEEQLVELLELLLLNLCDLPKHCAELKTKYEIIQKVCDNIRDFLGLKVNGCIEHETIEYVLPHFQLMAERVGHFCFVLLTDQLGVPQINFKLVDLLVKIIPVELEVMHICSTNLTTSKSTEVGCFSKKLLGASPYILREYLIHLQAHMVAVLTASPSARNIHVMIEFLLIILTDMPKDFIHQEKLFDLLTRVGALTREVSILVCNLEEKSRGEVNTSETNCGSLDLLESIELLKEDLKHVFLKAPEDSSQLSFPMSDGPLFMTLLLKSLNDLLNSNAYSAVLIKQEIGLLKEDLEFIRPFFTNVEQELNRDLWTRILDVAYEAEHAINSIIVRDHGLLQLIFSLPGNIEKIKLIKKEVSKKIQKNKGFIVVNSPNKLVQSGFEEETNWIIRKLTSGPATLDVISIIGMPGLGKTTLAYRVYNDKSIANHFDVRAWCTIDQEYDMNKILQKIYNQVIGSDAKFSEDFVVGDKLQRELCKRRYLIVLDDLWDIAAWDDLTRHFPEFMKGSRVILTSRMKEVALYGKRYSDPLCLRLLRQEESWELLERKVFGKESCPDELLHVGYEITKKCKGLPLVLHLIGGVIATKEKSKAFWCEVLNSLNSFLLDDFEFMKILQFSYDHLSDHLKPCLLYLASYPKDEYIEISELKDLWSAEGLLEQIEMKSVEEVVEVHLDELICSGFVIVSSERGRASSCRIHDLVHDFCLIKAREEQLFDFISSSAPSPSSSERVPRAMIIRYDRRLFHLDENFVLFNPEKKNPYVKHLLSLKVSDGKHNHLSYNCHLRHLRLLKRLELHKIRLTYSLLNEIGMLVHLRCLKIQMKAKALPPSFSNLLNLETLVVDNQGSNMVLSPSIWSLVKLQHVSMDSCSVFDLDTDESTVLEEDLKLENLRILYGLKLSSSGNREDVFKRFPNLRILTFTIEEPWPCSAEQICFPRLDILDELEEVHAYFCPCIHQCDFHFPSSLKKLVFGSFALPSNSLSRIARLPNLQNLSLEEAIIQGKEWNMEEEDAFKNLKSLTLDRVSFSEWKVNGEESFPVLEELQILDCTELMEIPDSFGDIFSLKYISLLGSGQLEVSATRIKEYVADMTGEDKLEVKCNW, encoded by the exons ATGGAAAGAGGAAAACAAAATGAaggagaaacaaagaaaggggaagcAAACAACTCATCG GTCTCATCTTATGTACTTCGCAAGGACATTTTCAATCTTCTGGATTTCATAGAGAGGTTAAAGAATGGACGAGATCAAATTGTTCTTGACATGGATCAAATTGAAAAGCTGAAATTGGAGCTGACATTTTTGTCAACATTTCTTCAGCTTTCTTGTTCCAATTTGGATGGTTTCAATGCGAAAATGTCTCTCCAAGCACAACGGGTCGGTGATCTGGTTCGGTCAGTTTTCAATGAAAGTGGAGATAACTTGCTGGTTAAATATGACATGGATCATGTCGTTCCTCACGTCCtggaaaatatcaaaaattttaTCGGCTTACCACTTCATTCTAAATCAAGTGCCACCATGACTGAGGAGCAGTTGGTTGAACTTTTGGAATTGCTCCTCTTGAATCTCTGTGATCTTCCCAAGCACTGTGCGGAGTTGAAGACAAAGTACGAGATAATTCAAAAAGTGTGCGACAATATAAGAGATTTCCTTGGGTTAAAAGTAAATGGTTGCATTGAGCATGAGACAATTGAATATGTCTTACCTCATTTTCAACTTATGGCTGAGAGAGTAGGACACTTCTGTTTTGTCCTTTTGACTGATCAACTTGGTGTCCCTCAAATCAATTTCAAGCTAGTTGATCTACTTGTGAAGATTATTCCTGTTGAACTGGAAGTTATGCACATATGTTCTACAAATTTGACAACTTCAAAGTCAACGGAAGTTGGATGCTTCTCTAAGAAGCTCCTAGGAGCCTCTCCATACATTCTTAGAGAATATTTGATTCATCTACAAGCGCACATGGTGGCTGTTCTTACTGCTAGCCCTTCAGCTCGAAACATTCATGTCATGATAGAGTTCCTATTGATTATTCTCACAGATATGCCCAAGGACTTTATTCATCAAGAAAAATTGTTCGATCTCTTGACACGTGTTGGAGCACTTACCAGGGAAGTATCCATTCTTGTTTGCAACTTAGAAGAGAAATCAAGGGGTGAAGTGAATACCAGTGAAACAAACTGTGGCAGTCTAGACTTGCTGGAGAGTATTGAACTACTGAAGGAAGATCTCAAGCATGTTTTCCTGAAAGCCCCCGAAGACTCATCTCAACTAAGCTTCCCCATGAGTGACGGACCACTCTTCATGACTCTTCTACTCAAAAGCTTAAATGACTTGCTTAATTCCAATGCGTATTCAGCTGTTTTAATAAAGCAAGAAATTGGACTGCTGAAAGAAGACCTAGAATTCATAAGACCGTTCTTCACGAATGTTGAACAAGAATTGAACAGAGATCTCTGGACTCGTATTCTAGATGTGGCATATGAGGCAGAACATGCCATTAATTCAATTATTGTCAGAGATCACGGTCTCTTGCAACTTATCTTCTCACTTCCGGGTAACATAGAAAAGATCAAGCTTATCAAAAAAGAGGTATCAAAGAAGATCCAAAAGAACAAGGGTTTTATTGTCGTAAACTCTCCCAACAAGCTAGTTCAGAGTGGGTTTGAGGAGGAGACAAACTGGATAATAAGGAAGCTCACTAGTGGACCAGCAACACTAGATGTCATTTCGATCATTGGCATGCCAGGGCTTGGAAAAACTACTCTGGCTTACAGAGTATATAATGATAAGTCTATTGCTAATCATTTCGATGTTCGTGCATGGTGCACGATCGACCAAGAGTATGACATGAATAAGATTTTGCAGAAAATTTATAATCAAGTCATTGGATCAGATGCCAAATTCAGTgaggattttgttgttggtgatAAGCTCCAAAGAGAGCTATGCAAAAGGAGGTACCTAATTGTCTTGGATGACTTGTGGGATATTGCAGCATGGGATGATTTAACAAGACATTTTCCTGAATTTATGAAAGGGAGCAGAGTTATTTTAACAAGTCGAATGAAGGAAGTGGCTTTGTATGGAAAACGCTACAGTGATCCTCTTTGTCTTCGATTGCTACGTCAAGAAGAAAGCTGGGAATTATTAGAGAGAAAGGTATTCGGAAAAGAAAGTTGCCCTGATGAACTATTGCATGTTGGAtatgaaataaccaaaaaatgtAAAGGGCTTCCGTTGGTACTTCATCTGATTGGTGGAGTCATTGCAACGAAAGAAAAGAGTAAGGCTTTTTGGTGTGAAGTTCTAAACAGTTTGAATTCCTTTTTATTAGATGATTTTGAATTCATGAAgattttacaatttagttatGACCATTTATCAGATCACTTAAAGCCGTGCCTGCTTTACCTTGCAAGCTATCCAAAGGATGAATATATTGAAATATCtgaattgaaagatttatggagTGCTGAAGGACTATTGGAACAGATTGAGATGAAGAGTGTGGAAGAAGTAGTGGAGGTTCATTTGGATGAGTTAATTTGCAGTGGCTTTGTAATAGTTTCCAGTGAGAGAGGTAGGGCATCGAGTTGCCGAATTCATGATCTTGTGCATGATTTTTGTTTAATAAAAGCTAGAGAGGAACAGCTGTTTGATTTCATAAGTTCAAGTGCTCCGTCTCCTTCTTCTTCAGAACGGGTGCCACGTGCAATGATCATTCGTTATGACCGACGTCTTTTTCATTTGGATGAAAATTTTGTCCTCTTCAATCCAGAAAAGAAAAATCCTTATGTTAAACACCTCCTCTCTTTGAAGGTTTCTGATGGGAAGCACAATCATCTTTCCTACAACTGTCACCTAAGACACTTGAGACTTCTTAAAAGGTTGGAGCTGCACAAAATAAGATTGACGTATTCTTTGCTGAATGAAATAGGCATGCTTGTTCATTTAAGGTGCTTAAAGATTCAGATGAAGGCAAAAGCTCTTCCTCCGTCATTTTCAAACCTCTTGAATCTGGAAACTCTTGTGGTGGATAACCAGGGATCAAACATGGTACTATCACCTAGTATTTGGAGTCTTGTAAAGTTACAACATGTGAGCATGGATAGTTGTTCGGTCTTTGATTTGGATACTGATGAATCAACAGTGTTAGAAGAGGACTTAAAGTTAGAGAATTTGAGAATATTGTATGGTCTCAAGCTTTCCTCTTCGGGAAACAGAGAGGATGTTTTCAAAAGGTTTCCCAATCTTAGAATCCTTACATTCACCATTGAGGAACCCTGGCCTTGTTCAGCAGAGCAGATTTGTTTTCCAAGATTGGATATCCTTGATGAACTTGAAGAAGTTCACGCATATTTTTGCCCATGTATACATCAGTGTGATTTTCACTTCCCTTCGAGCTTGAAAAAACTTGTATTTGGGAGCTTTGCTCTGCCATCCAATTCACTGTCAAGAATTGCGAGACTGCCCAACCTTCAAAACCTGAGTCTAGAAGAAGCAATCATCCAGGGGAAAGAATGGAACATGGAAGAAGAAGACGCCTTCAAGAATCTCAAATCGCTGACATTGGATAGGGTGTCTTTTTCTGAATGGAAGGTTAATGGAGAGGAATCCTTTCCCGTGCTTGAGGAATTACAAATACTAGACTGTACTGAGCTTATGGAGATCCCGGACAGTTTTGGCGATAttttttcattaaagtatatctCACTGTTGGGCAGCGGTCAACTTGAAGTTTCAGCCACAAGGATTAAGGAATATGTTGCAGATATGACGGGAGAAGACAAGCTTGAGGTAAAGTGCAACTGGTGA
- the LOC104234275 gene encoding putative late blight resistance protein homolog R1A-3 isoform X2: MERGKQNEGETKKGEANNSSVSSYVLRKDIFNLLDFIERLKNGRDQIVLDMDQIEKLKLELTFLSTFLQLSCSNLDGFNAKMSLQAQRVGDLVRSVFNESGDNLLVKYDMDHVVPHVLENIKNFIGLPLHSKSSATMTEEQLVELLELLLLNLCDLPKHCAELKTKYEIIQKVCDNIRDFLGLKVNGCIEHETIEYVLPHFQLMAERVGHFCFVLLTDQLGVPQINFKLVDLLVKIIPVELEVMHICSTNLTTSKSTEVGCFSKKLLGASPYILREYLIHLQAHMVAVLTASPSARNIHVMIEFLLIILTDMPKDFIHQEKLFDLLTRVGALTREVSILVCNLEEKSRGEVNTSETNCGSLDLLESIELLKEDLKHVFLKAPEDSSQLSFPMSDGPLFMTLLLKSLNDLLNSNAYSAVLIKQEIGLLKEDLEFIRPFFTNVEQELNRDLWTRILDVAYEAEHAINSIIVRDHGLLQLIFSLPGNIEKIKLIKKEVSKKIQKNKGFIVVNSPNKLVQSGFEEETNWIIRKLTSGPATLDVISIIGMPGLGKTTLAYRVYNDKSIANHFDVRAWCTIDQEYDMNKILQKIYNQVIGSDAKFSEDFVVGDKLQRELCKRRYLIVLDDLWDIAAWDDLTRHFPEFMKGSRVILTSRMKEVALYGKRYSDPLCLRLLRQEESWELLERKVFGKESCPDELLHVGYEITKKCKGLPLVLHLIGGVIATKEKNHLKPCLLYLASYPKDEYIEISELKDLWSAEGLLEQIEMKSVEEVVEVHLDELICSGFVIVSSERGRASSCRIHDLVHDFCLIKAREEQLFDFISSSAPSPSSSERVPRAMIIRYDRRLFHLDENFVLFNPEKKNPYVKHLLSLKVSDGKHNHLSYNCHLRHLRLLKRLELHKIRLTYSLLNEIGMLVHLRCLKIQMKAKALPPSFSNLLNLETLVVDNQGSNMVLSPSIWSLVKLQHVSMDSCSVFDLDTDESTVLEEDLKLENLRILYGLKLSSSGNREDVFKRFPNLRILTFTIEEPWPCSAEQICFPRLDILDELEEVHAYFCPCIHQCDFHFPSSLKKLVFGSFALPSNSLSRIARLPNLQNLSLEEAIIQGKEWNMEEEDAFKNLKSLTLDRVSFSEWKVNGEESFPVLEELQILDCTELMEIPDSFGDIFSLKYISLLGSGQLEVSATRIKEYVADMTGEDKLEVKCNW, from the exons ATGGAAAGAGGAAAACAAAATGAaggagaaacaaagaaaggggaagcAAACAACTCATCG GTCTCATCTTATGTACTTCGCAAGGACATTTTCAATCTTCTGGATTTCATAGAGAGGTTAAAGAATGGACGAGATCAAATTGTTCTTGACATGGATCAAATTGAAAAGCTGAAATTGGAGCTGACATTTTTGTCAACATTTCTTCAGCTTTCTTGTTCCAATTTGGATGGTTTCAATGCGAAAATGTCTCTCCAAGCACAACGGGTCGGTGATCTGGTTCGGTCAGTTTTCAATGAAAGTGGAGATAACTTGCTGGTTAAATATGACATGGATCATGTCGTTCCTCACGTCCtggaaaatatcaaaaattttaTCGGCTTACCACTTCATTCTAAATCAAGTGCCACCATGACTGAGGAGCAGTTGGTTGAACTTTTGGAATTGCTCCTCTTGAATCTCTGTGATCTTCCCAAGCACTGTGCGGAGTTGAAGACAAAGTACGAGATAATTCAAAAAGTGTGCGACAATATAAGAGATTTCCTTGGGTTAAAAGTAAATGGTTGCATTGAGCATGAGACAATTGAATATGTCTTACCTCATTTTCAACTTATGGCTGAGAGAGTAGGACACTTCTGTTTTGTCCTTTTGACTGATCAACTTGGTGTCCCTCAAATCAATTTCAAGCTAGTTGATCTACTTGTGAAGATTATTCCTGTTGAACTGGAAGTTATGCACATATGTTCTACAAATTTGACAACTTCAAAGTCAACGGAAGTTGGATGCTTCTCTAAGAAGCTCCTAGGAGCCTCTCCATACATTCTTAGAGAATATTTGATTCATCTACAAGCGCACATGGTGGCTGTTCTTACTGCTAGCCCTTCAGCTCGAAACATTCATGTCATGATAGAGTTCCTATTGATTATTCTCACAGATATGCCCAAGGACTTTATTCATCAAGAAAAATTGTTCGATCTCTTGACACGTGTTGGAGCACTTACCAGGGAAGTATCCATTCTTGTTTGCAACTTAGAAGAGAAATCAAGGGGTGAAGTGAATACCAGTGAAACAAACTGTGGCAGTCTAGACTTGCTGGAGAGTATTGAACTACTGAAGGAAGATCTCAAGCATGTTTTCCTGAAAGCCCCCGAAGACTCATCTCAACTAAGCTTCCCCATGAGTGACGGACCACTCTTCATGACTCTTCTACTCAAAAGCTTAAATGACTTGCTTAATTCCAATGCGTATTCAGCTGTTTTAATAAAGCAAGAAATTGGACTGCTGAAAGAAGACCTAGAATTCATAAGACCGTTCTTCACGAATGTTGAACAAGAATTGAACAGAGATCTCTGGACTCGTATTCTAGATGTGGCATATGAGGCAGAACATGCCATTAATTCAATTATTGTCAGAGATCACGGTCTCTTGCAACTTATCTTCTCACTTCCGGGTAACATAGAAAAGATCAAGCTTATCAAAAAAGAGGTATCAAAGAAGATCCAAAAGAACAAGGGTTTTATTGTCGTAAACTCTCCCAACAAGCTAGTTCAGAGTGGGTTTGAGGAGGAGACAAACTGGATAATAAGGAAGCTCACTAGTGGACCAGCAACACTAGATGTCATTTCGATCATTGGCATGCCAGGGCTTGGAAAAACTACTCTGGCTTACAGAGTATATAATGATAAGTCTATTGCTAATCATTTCGATGTTCGTGCATGGTGCACGATCGACCAAGAGTATGACATGAATAAGATTTTGCAGAAAATTTATAATCAAGTCATTGGATCAGATGCCAAATTCAGTgaggattttgttgttggtgatAAGCTCCAAAGAGAGCTATGCAAAAGGAGGTACCTAATTGTCTTGGATGACTTGTGGGATATTGCAGCATGGGATGATTTAACAAGACATTTTCCTGAATTTATGAAAGGGAGCAGAGTTATTTTAACAAGTCGAATGAAGGAAGTGGCTTTGTATGGAAAACGCTACAGTGATCCTCTTTGTCTTCGATTGCTACGTCAAGAAGAAAGCTGGGAATTATTAGAGAGAAAGGTATTCGGAAAAGAAAGTTGCCCTGATGAACTATTGCATGTTGGAtatgaaataaccaaaaaatgtAAAGGGCTTCCGTTGGTACTTCATCTGATTGGTGGAGTCATTGCAACGAAAGAAAAGA ATCACTTAAAGCCGTGCCTGCTTTACCTTGCAAGCTATCCAAAGGATGAATATATTGAAATATCtgaattgaaagatttatggagTGCTGAAGGACTATTGGAACAGATTGAGATGAAGAGTGTGGAAGAAGTAGTGGAGGTTCATTTGGATGAGTTAATTTGCAGTGGCTTTGTAATAGTTTCCAGTGAGAGAGGTAGGGCATCGAGTTGCCGAATTCATGATCTTGTGCATGATTTTTGTTTAATAAAAGCTAGAGAGGAACAGCTGTTTGATTTCATAAGTTCAAGTGCTCCGTCTCCTTCTTCTTCAGAACGGGTGCCACGTGCAATGATCATTCGTTATGACCGACGTCTTTTTCATTTGGATGAAAATTTTGTCCTCTTCAATCCAGAAAAGAAAAATCCTTATGTTAAACACCTCCTCTCTTTGAAGGTTTCTGATGGGAAGCACAATCATCTTTCCTACAACTGTCACCTAAGACACTTGAGACTTCTTAAAAGGTTGGAGCTGCACAAAATAAGATTGACGTATTCTTTGCTGAATGAAATAGGCATGCTTGTTCATTTAAGGTGCTTAAAGATTCAGATGAAGGCAAAAGCTCTTCCTCCGTCATTTTCAAACCTCTTGAATCTGGAAACTCTTGTGGTGGATAACCAGGGATCAAACATGGTACTATCACCTAGTATTTGGAGTCTTGTAAAGTTACAACATGTGAGCATGGATAGTTGTTCGGTCTTTGATTTGGATACTGATGAATCAACAGTGTTAGAAGAGGACTTAAAGTTAGAGAATTTGAGAATATTGTATGGTCTCAAGCTTTCCTCTTCGGGAAACAGAGAGGATGTTTTCAAAAGGTTTCCCAATCTTAGAATCCTTACATTCACCATTGAGGAACCCTGGCCTTGTTCAGCAGAGCAGATTTGTTTTCCAAGATTGGATATCCTTGATGAACTTGAAGAAGTTCACGCATATTTTTGCCCATGTATACATCAGTGTGATTTTCACTTCCCTTCGAGCTTGAAAAAACTTGTATTTGGGAGCTTTGCTCTGCCATCCAATTCACTGTCAAGAATTGCGAGACTGCCCAACCTTCAAAACCTGAGTCTAGAAGAAGCAATCATCCAGGGGAAAGAATGGAACATGGAAGAAGAAGACGCCTTCAAGAATCTCAAATCGCTGACATTGGATAGGGTGTCTTTTTCTGAATGGAAGGTTAATGGAGAGGAATCCTTTCCCGTGCTTGAGGAATTACAAATACTAGACTGTACTGAGCTTATGGAGATCCCGGACAGTTTTGGCGATAttttttcattaaagtatatctCACTGTTGGGCAGCGGTCAACTTGAAGTTTCAGCCACAAGGATTAAGGAATATGTTGCAGATATGACGGGAGAAGACAAGCTTGAGGTAAAGTGCAACTGGTGA